A genomic window from Chitinophaga pollutisoli includes:
- a CDS encoding RNA polymerase sigma-70 factor, whose translation MHEIPHSDSEMLRLLALGDEQAFQTLFERYWDAVYSTSLVLTKSAAIAEDIAQDVFTILWEKRATLPEVSRLEGYLFITARNLIYSRLRKLASGDAYRQYVLQFLHEGGAQQADHAAEFRELEQCVLTAIRQLPPQQQRAFTLSRFEGMRHEEIATTMGVSRITIKSYIVQAIASLRKALSNHPSGAMGALWAMIFFS comes from the coding sequence ATGCACGAAATTCCACATAGTGACAGCGAAATGCTGCGCCTGCTCGCCCTGGGCGACGAACAGGCGTTCCAAACGCTGTTCGAGCGCTACTGGGATGCGGTGTACTCTACCTCGCTGGTCCTCACCAAATCGGCCGCCATCGCTGAAGACATCGCGCAGGACGTATTCACGATTTTATGGGAAAAAAGAGCCACCCTCCCGGAAGTCTCGCGGTTGGAGGGCTACCTTTTCATCACCGCCCGCAACCTTATCTATTCCCGGCTCCGTAAACTCGCTTCGGGAGACGCTTACCGGCAATATGTTCTCCAGTTTCTCCACGAAGGCGGCGCCCAGCAGGCCGACCATGCCGCGGAATTCAGGGAGCTGGAGCAATGCGTGCTCACTGCCATCCGCCAGTTGCCGCCCCAGCAGCAGCGCGCCTTCACCCTGAGCCGTTTCGAAGGCATGCGCCACGAAGAAATCGCCACCACCATGGGCGTTTCGCGCATCACCATTAAAAGTTATATCGTCCAGGCGATCGCATCCCTGCGGAAAGCCTTGTCCAACCATCCCTCCGGCGCCATGGGCGCACTTTGGGCAATGATTTTCTTCTCCTGA
- a CDS encoding FecR domain-containing protein translates to MDQQTFNNLLQRYLNEELSQEEASRLLDSLEDASMRQEWERAVGGLLRDKSAHGQSDPERMEAVRRKIISGATRPSPPRSLTRRLRPVWTAAAVIALAVTTYSWWQPFNASNVVAGVEDSVLQVVPGGNKAVLYLAGGQTITLDTAGNGAIASQGNVQVIKLDSGQLAYQGGGQAGEVTYNTLATPRGGQFRIILPDGSSVWLNAASTLRFPTAFTGGERVVELKGEAYFEIAKNAKMPFRVKVREMSVQVLGTHFNVMAYDDESSIRTTLLEGAVKVNQGAHTLEMRPGQQVSAHPAGNMSIQDGVDVEEVVAWKNGYFHFNHESLQGVMRQIGRWYDAEISYEGEIPDREFGGKIARGSSVKDVLKILELSNVRYRIEGKKIIVTP, encoded by the coding sequence ATGGATCAACAGACTTTCAATAACTTATTGCAACGCTACCTCAACGAGGAACTGAGCCAGGAAGAAGCCTCCCGGCTGCTGGACTCGCTGGAGGATGCATCCATGCGGCAGGAATGGGAACGTGCCGTGGGGGGATTGCTGCGCGACAAATCCGCGCACGGGCAGTCGGACCCCGAAAGGATGGAAGCCGTTCGCCGGAAAATCATCTCCGGTGCCACGCGCCCCTCGCCGCCACGCTCCCTCACGCGCCGGCTGCGCCCGGTTTGGACCGCGGCGGCGGTTATCGCATTGGCGGTTACCACTTATTCCTGGTGGCAACCCTTCAATGCTTCCAACGTTGTTGCCGGTGTGGAGGATTCCGTGCTGCAGGTGGTACCTGGCGGCAACAAAGCGGTACTTTACCTGGCGGGCGGGCAAACCATTACACTCGATACCGCTGGCAATGGCGCCATCGCCAGCCAGGGTAACGTACAGGTCATTAAGCTCGACAGCGGTCAGCTGGCCTACCAGGGCGGCGGCCAGGCCGGGGAAGTAACGTATAATACGCTCGCCACGCCCCGCGGCGGGCAATTCCGCATCATCCTGCCCGACGGTTCCTCCGTTTGGCTGAACGCCGCGTCCACGCTGCGCTTCCCGACGGCATTTACCGGCGGCGAAAGGGTGGTGGAACTGAAAGGGGAAGCCTATTTTGAAATCGCGAAGAACGCCAAAATGCCTTTCCGGGTGAAAGTGAGGGAAATGTCGGTTCAGGTGCTGGGAACGCATTTTAATGTGATGGCGTACGATGATGAGTCCAGCATCCGTACCACACTGCTCGAAGGCGCCGTGAAGGTGAACCAGGGAGCGCACACGCTGGAGATGCGCCCTGGGCAGCAGGTAAGCGCCCATCCGGCGGGTAACATGAGTATCCAGGACGGTGTGGACGTGGAAGAAGTGGTGGCCTGGAAGAATGGGTATTTCCATTTCAACCACGAGTCCCTCCAGGGCGTCATGCGGCAAATCGGCCGCTGGTACGACGCGGAGATATCCTATGAAGGCGAGATCCCCGACCGGGAATTCGGGGGTAAGATCGCGCGGGGCAGCAGCGTGAAAGATGTACTCAAAATATTGGAACTCAGCAACGTCCGCTACAGGATCGAAGGCAAAAAGATCATCGTGACACCATAG